GGAGGCAGCCCGCGCAGAGAATCGGGGGGCGCGGGGGAAGGTTAGGCACGGGTTCGATCGCGGGAAACGGGGTTTTCTGAAGGAAACCAGCCTTCTCCATGATTCCTGCCACTGCGATAGGTGAGAATTCCCCCTCGTAAGGGGCATACCCGTTCTTCTTCCCGAGTACGGGGACATACCCGGCAACCTGCCGGACGGTCTCCTCGACTTCCGGGGCAAGTTCTTCGATCACGAGGACTTTCTCATGCTTCTGCACGAAGTCCCCGAGCCATTCCTCGTCAATCGGGTACGCGCCGATCTTCATGAATGAAACCCCGGGTGGCAATAATTCCTGCACATAAGAGGCCCCGATACCACTTGCGATGACGGCGGTTTTTCCGCGGATCTCGTACCGGTTGAATCCTTTCTCAACCAGACGCTTCCGTATAGCCGGCTGCTTCTCGTTGAGCTTCCTGTGCAGGACACGGGTGTGCACCGGAATTATGATGTACTGGCGTGGATCTTTATGGAACTCTCCTTTCCGGGAACTTTTTTGTACTGCACCAAGCTTCACATCACCTTTCGAATGGCAGATGCGCGTTGTCGGACGGAACAGAACAGGCAGGTGGAACTCCTCGGATAATTCAAATGCATCGTGGATCATGTCATGAGCTTCCTGCACACTGGCGGGGTCAAAACATGGGATCCGGGCAAAATGGGCATAGCAGCGCGTATCCTGCTCATTCTGGGAACTGTGGGCAAACGGGTCGTCAGCACTTAAAATAACGAGACCGCCGGTGACGCCGGTGTACGCACTGGTCATCAGAGGATCGGCCGCAACATTGAGCCCTACGTGCTTCATCGTGCAGAGTGCCCGTATGCCGCACCATGCCGCAGCGAGCGCATTTTCCAGCGCGACTTTCTCGTTCACCGACCATTCAAGATAGTACGACCGCTCCGGTTGCATGCGCAGGGTATCGATCACTTCAGAAGAAGGCGTACCCGGATAACCGCTGACAAAATCCACTCCTGATTCGACACAGGCGTGGGCGATCGCTTCGTTCCCGAGGAGATAGTTCTGTTCCATATTCCGGTTCCGTAATAAGTACCGTGGTTTTTCACACATATCCCTATCTGAACTGATCTGTATCTCCCGGGGGGATTCACAACCTATAAAAACTCGAATGGAGTAGTAATTAGGGTAAATTCAAGGCAAACTTTTGGGCCCGTAGCATAGCCCGGTGGTGCGCCCGGCTGATAACCGGGAGGTCATGTGTTCGAATCACATCGGGCCCATCCAGCGTTTCTCGTTCTGTTACATTCCTGCTGAATAGTTCCGGCTTTTTAAAAATATCCTGGATTTTACCATAAGATTTCAAAAAAAGATTACCGGAGGTGGTTTCCTTCGGCTTACTGGCTGCGGGCAAATATGTAGCCAACTACTTTATCGAGGGCCTCGACAAGGGCTTCCTCTCCCTTCAGGTAATCGTGGAGGGCCCGGTACAGCATGAACATAATATCATAGCCGTAGCGTTCGAGAGCAGATTTTTCATCGATCGGGTTGAGATACGAATCGGTCAGGAACCCGTCAAAACTATACATCAGTTCGAAAAATTCGCCATCTTCAGAAAGGACGCAGAACTGATCGGTTACCTGTTTGGCGGGATTGTCTGGGCGGAATGCGGCGGGCTCGCTCTTGCCGAGAATGATCATTTTTGCAGGATAATACATGGGGTCGTAAATCTCCCCTTTGGTGTCCTGTTTACCCATTTTGAGCATATTCAGCCCGACAATCTTGACGACAGGGATCGCAGATTCTGCCATCCGCGCAAGCAGCCGGTCATCATTTTTTCTGACCTCATCCGATAGTTTTTTCTCCTTCCCGTGCAGTTCGTCAATTTTCTGCATCAGTTTCTCAAAGCCGTTTTCTATCTCGTCCATGTGTGTATTACCCCGTCGTAATTATCAGGATAAGAATTGTTGATGCCCCGGCTATTAAACCGCTCGTTTCCGGAGAATACAATTATCCCGCCATGATGGAGGGATAACTCTTACGTGACCGGTTCCCCGATAAAGAAGTATTTCCGGTCTTTTTTCAGGATGGCCGGGCCTTCATATCCAATCGGAAGAGATTCGTTGATAACAACGCCAAGATACTCAGGAGTCCGGGCCATCACCGATCCATCCCGGATCTTTTCTGTCACGAGTACCGGGACCTTTCGATTCAGGAGGGGACGGTTAATCTCAGTGTAAACCTTTTCGGCAAAAGCGTTCATGGCGCGGGAACGATCTTTCTTGACAAAATCCGGAAAGTCCTTTTCATTTGCGAGGGGTGTGAACGGGCGCGCTGAATACCGGGTGATGTTCACTTTATTCGGGCGGACTCGTTCAATCAGCTCCAGGGACCCGGCAAAATCCTCTTCCGTCTCACCGCAGAACCCGACGATCATGTCAGTCATCAGGGTGATATCCGGGCAGGCGCGCCGGAATGCCGATACGATATCCTCAAAATCCTGAACGGTATACATCCTCCCCATTTTCTTAAGGATCCGGTCCGACCCGGATTGCGCCGGGAGGTGGATAAACCTGAAGATATGATTGCCTGCAAATGCTTCGACCAGGGCATCCAGATCCCGCATTACCGTAGCGGGGTTCATCATACCCACCCGCAGCATATACCGGCCGGGAATATGCCCGAGTACGGTCAGGAGTTCCGCAGGAGTACCCCCGCAGTCCATTCCCCAGGCACTCACATCCTGGGCCGTTAACTGGATCTCCGGGATGCCTTTTACAACAAATGCCTGGACCTGACCGTGGATCTCATCGCGTGAGAAACTCTTAAGGGGACCCCGGGCAAGCCGGGTAATGCAGTACGTGCAGGCTCCCTGACATCCCCGGGCAACCTGAACTATCCCTACCCCCTCCCCGGATACGGTCCTGACACACCGGTATTTCTCCTGGATAGCATCCGGGGGAATTATCTTCGGGGTGCAAACTGCAAAGATCGCCTCCCGCTGTACCGCCGGCATGCACCCCGTCACATAGAGATCGTGAGACCGGAGCTGGGAGAGTCTGCGGAGCATCCGCCGCTCGGTCGGGCCGACAACGGTACAGGTGTTGACGACAACGGCGTCGGCTTCCTCCTCGGAATCCACAAGAGTATTGCCATTATGCAGAAGTATCTCGGCAAGTTTTGCAGTATCGCCGAAATTATACCGGCATCCATAGGTTTCGATGAAGACCCGCCGGTTACACAGCAAGTCAAGTACTTCATTGCCGCAGGGTTCAACCATGGGGATCGTGGTTTTTCGGGCAGTCATGCCAAGCTACTATTTCCTTGGAGGCGGGGGCACTAAATAGTGTTGAACAAAACACGCCTTCGCGTGACCGGAATAAAATGACGATGGGAAAGGGTGGAAAAACCGCCCGTTTCATCACAATGCTTAACCAATTATACCCGTAATCTGTTTATCATGATAAAAATCGGGCTGCTTGGCTGTGGCAATATAGGTCACATTATTGCGCACCACACCGGCAGTTTTTCGATCTCCGCGGTTTACGACCAGGTCTTTGAACGGGCGCAGGAGATCGCCGCCCTGTGCGGCGCAAGAGCTTACCGGGACTTCGATTCGTTTGTTACATCGGATATCGACATCGTTGTCGAAGCTGCTTCGGTCAGTGCCGCACGGGCACATACCCTCGATGTGCTCTCTCATAAAAAAGACATGGTTATCATGAGTGTCGGGGCGCTCACGGACCATAACTTCCGTGACGAATGCCGCAGGACGGCACTTCTTCAGGGAAAGAAGATCTATATCCCGAGCGGTGCGATCTTCGGCCTGGATAACCTTAAAATTGGCAGGATTTCGAAAATAAGCCACCTGCTCCTCAGGACTACCAAGAGTCCTTCTTCCCTGGGTATTGAGGCCAAGACCAGGAAGCAGATTTTCTCGGGGAAAGCCAACGAATGTATCAAGGCTTTCCCGAAGAATGTCAACGTCTCCGTTGCCATGAGTCTTGCATCAGGGCAGGATACCGACGTGGAACTCTGGGTGGATCCGGCTGTTGACCGCAATGTCCACGAACTGTTCTTCGAGGGAGATTTTGGAGAGGCATATATCAAAGTGACCAATTTCCCCAGCCCGGATAACCCGGCAACAAGCTACCTTGCAGCCCTCTCCATCCTCTCCCTCCTGGAGAAGATAACGGATCCGATTGTCGTGGGAACTTAATAACGGCACGAATGAACCATGGTACCAATTCACCACCTGCTGAGCTATATCGACGAGGATGCCCCGTTCGGGGATATAACATCAGAGGCAATCATACCTGATGTGAACTGCTCGGCAGTCATCCGGGCAGAACAGTCGGGGGTCATTGCCGGCCTTGAAGAGGCGGCAGCGCTGTTTGAATACTTCCAGGTCGTCGCTGAACGCAAGATACGTGACGGTGAAGATGTCCGGACAGGGGATGTGGTTCTTGTCCTGTCCGGGAACGCAAAAAAGATCCTGCTCGTTGAACGCACAGCGCTCAATATCATCGGGAGGATGAGCGGCATTGCATCGCAGACCCGGAAGATGGTAAACAGAATCACCACGGTCAGCCCTTCATGCAGGATAGCCTGCACACGAAAGACGGCACCCGGTTTCCGCGTACTTGATAAAAAAGCCGTCATTCTCGGGGGAGGAGATCCCCACCGGACCAGCCTGAGTGACGGGATATTGATCAAAGACAACCATCTCGCCCTTGTCCCGCTGGAGACGGCAATCCATAAGGCACGCGCGGTATCGGCCTACAGGATCATCGAGGTTGAAGTCGAGACCCCGGTGGATGCAAAAAAAGCCGCAGAGGCCGGATCCGACATCATTCTTCTTGACAACATGAGCCCGGAACAAATCCGGGCAACCGTTGAGCTCCTCCGCAGTCACGAGCTCCGGGAACGGGTGGTACTCGAGGTTTCCGGAGGTGTGGATGAGAATTCACTCCATTCTTATGCAGCATGCGGAATCGACACCATCAGCATGGGCGCCCTGACCCATACCGTGAGGAACTTCTCCGTAACCCTGGAAATCCAGCCTTAAACCGACGGTGACGTGATGGTCGCTCAAAGACCTGCATTTCTCTGTTTTCAGGTTCGTTGCTTTTCATGGAAATTCGCGATTCGCATAGCAGGTTCCACGATTAAAAAAACCCTGAGAAAAGGTTAATAGTCCGGCATCGCGTATGGGTGGCTAGAGTGTTTTATAAATGGGAGACGATGAAATACCGGCTCCTGAGGCACCAGAGCCCCGCGAGCTGACACCTGAAGAACGTTCAGGAATGGAAGAACGCAGAAAACAACGGGTGAAAGACTATCTCGTACTCCTGAAGGATCCCAATCTCAACTTCCGGTGGAGAGCCGCAGAAGCGCTGGGAACCGAAGGGGATGAATCGGCAGTCGAACCCCTGATTATGGCGCTGAATGATCCTTTTGTCGATGTCCAGTGGCTGGCTGCCAAGTCTCTGGGTAAAATAGGGGATCGCCGGGCAGTTGAACCGCTTATATCTGCCCTGGAGTCAAAGGACAAATGGCTCCGGGCCGGGGCTTCATGGGGTCTTGGAAAACTCCGGGATGCCCGGGCAGTACCGGTTCTCATCCCGCTTCTTAAGGATGTAAAAAAGCTTGTCAGGAAAGATGCGGCATGGGCACTCGGGAATATCGGGGATGATCGCGCCATACCCCCACTGACAGAGTTATTAGGGGATCCGGATGCAGAGGTCCGGGATGCAGCGCGAACCGCTCTTGCATCGATTGTGAGCCAGCATCAAAAAAAAGCACAGATATGACGGATGAACCGGAAGAGTAGCTGGTTGTCCTTATCCGGAGATACTATCTGCGGATTGACTGGATCGGTTTTCCTGAGACATACGGCGGAAATCCTCCGGAGCATTGACAACAAGTTCTTTTTTTCCGTGATAGGTCTGGACGATTCCGTACACAAAAACCAGATCTCCTTTTTGCAGGCCGAGGGTACGCAGGTGCCGTGATTGCGTAAACAGGGTTGTGTTCCCCATCCTGATGAGGGCATAATCGCCTTCCTTCGTCAGGGTAACCTGATCAATTTGGCCCTCGGTATAGACCAGTTCCCCATCGGCTGATGTCTCAGAGAACGGACGGGCGAAGGGTTGTTTTCCAATATAGGTGAGGACGAAGTGAGCCGAGATGACAACGATGGCAACCCCGACAAGAAGCAGGATTGCCAGCCTCTCCTGTCGCTCGAACATGATGAAATAGTGAGCGGGAGGGGTTTAAATTACCGACAGATTGATATGTTAACACTGTTAACATTACCAACATGTATCCTACACAACTGCCACCGTCTTCGAAGACGGTACTTGAGATACTGGATGCGGGTGGGGCGATGACCCACAAAGATCTTGTACAGAAGAGCCACCTTGCACCCCGAACCGTACGCTATGCGTTAAAGAAACTCAAGGAGCGCCAGCTCATCATTGAGAAGTTCAATTTCCGCGACGCCCGTCAGATCATCTACCAGAACCGGGCAGAACAGACGAACAAACCCCAGCCAGCCTACGTATGACAAAGCATACCTGTACCCTCATGCATTGCGACTCGATGGTCAGGATCCTGTTGCCTCCCATGAGAGCGGAGATGGTATCAAGGCTCGTGCAGAAGCAGGGACTCAGCCAGAGTGATGCAGCCAAACGTCTCGGAGTTACCAGGGCTGCGGTTTCACAGTACATGAGCAGGAAACGGGGTGCAGGTGAAGTGATGATATCCTCTGAAATGGATGCAATCATCGATCGATGGGCGCTTGCAGTCGTTACCGGTGAGAGCGACATCAATTTGTGCGACGTATGCCAGTGTGCAAAAAAAAAGTTCTAATCCCCTGACTCTTTTATCTGACACGGTATCATCACAAGCCGTGAGTTTTTACCCGATCCTGTATCAATACCGGTGGCGCCGGTAATAGACAATCAGGAGCAAGGCGATGATAACGATAACGACGGCATATTTCAGGTAGTCGGCGGGTTTTTCCCGGGTTGTTAATGCCGGATTCCAGTCGTCTTCAAACACATTACCGAAATACCGGGCTATACCCGGGTGATCGATAATAACTCCGGCTTCACGGTTGAAGTTCGGGGAGTTGCTGTTCCAGTTGATACTGCTCACGAGTACATATCGCCCATCCACAATGACCCCCTTGTTGTGAATTTTCTCGATCTCATTGAGACTGATATCCGCACACCGTGCCTCAAGAGGGAGATGCTCATGTGAGGCAATCCGGTTGATCAGCATGACCATCTCGTCGTTGTCATTTTTATCCGCGGTATTATACCAGTAGGAATCCAGCAGGACTCTGACATGGACACCCCGCCGGGATGCGTTGATGGCTGTTGCCAGGTACGGGTTCAGGGTAGTGGGTGTCTCGTTCGTGATATAAGCCTGCTCTATCTCTATGTTTGTCCGGGCAGAATCCAGCAGACCGGTGATCTGATCGCTGGTATCCGGCGCGATTACCGGGACCACGGTCGCACCATCAAATTGCTGCGGGAGAAATTCTGCAACGTGTCCCGTAGCAGGTGCCGGTTCAGCCGGCCCGTGGATCCCGGTAATTGGCAGGATCGACCCGTGGCTGATATCGGAGAGGTAAACCCGGGAAAAATATGCTGCCAGGGCAGGGTCTTCCAGATATACCCCCCATCCACGATTTCCACTTGTCCCCGTAGGGGGAAATCCACTGAACTTGAAATTTTCACTGGTTAAAAAGACAGCGTTGCGGTCAATGACCATGTATTTGGCATGATCATATCGGTAGGGAGCATGCCCGCCTTTGGGTGCTGCCATCTGCAGGGTTACAATCCCGCTCTGGTTCAGTTTTGCGATCATGGCCTTTTCTGACGGGGATATTCCCCCGACCGGCCCACCTTCCACAAGAACGGTAATATTGACTCCGCGGATACGGGCAGCTACAAGATAATCCACCATGGCCGGGCTGGAGAATTCATAGACATTAAGAAGAATTTCCCGTGACGCGCGATCAACTGCATAAGAGAACTGGTTATCTGAACTATCAGGGAGTACGAAAGCGATTACGGTGACATTCGGATAGGTTTTAGATTCAAAGCGCGACTGTCCTATCAGGAGCGGGCGGGGATCCCAAACCCCTTTTTTCCAGAAATGTATTTGTCCTTCGCGGG
Above is a window of uncultured Methanoregula sp. DNA encoding:
- the nadC gene encoding carboxylating nicotinate-nucleotide diphosphorylase, encoding MVPIHHLLSYIDEDAPFGDITSEAIIPDVNCSAVIRAEQSGVIAGLEEAAALFEYFQVVAERKIRDGEDVRTGDVVLVLSGNAKKILLVERTALNIIGRMSGIASQTRKMVNRITTVSPSCRIACTRKTAPGFRVLDKKAVILGGGDPHRTSLSDGILIKDNHLALVPLETAIHKARAVSAYRIIEVEVETPVDAKKAAEAGSDIILLDNMSPEQIRATVELLRSHELRERVVLEVSGGVDENSLHSYAACGIDTISMGALTHTVRNFSVTLEIQP
- a CDS encoding phospholipase D-like domain-containing protein, whose amino-acid sequence is MRTLVLLAFLIMGLFPLCAAVQIVEFCPDPYLPDDADEYIVLSGHGTLDGITISDNHGGFRFPPGTRIDGTITVARNGPAYIQTHGYNPDFEWVDASPVIPNVISGDPLRLANARDELILYENGVLVQKIVWPGDIKTREGQIHFWKKGVWDPRPLLIGQSRFESKTYPNVTVIAFVLPDSSDNQFSYAVDRASREILLNVYEFSSPAMVDYLVAARIRGVNITVLVEGGPVGGISPSEKAMIAKLNQSGIVTLQMAAPKGGHAPYRYDHAKYMVIDRNAVFLTSENFKFSGFPPTGTSGNRGWGVYLEDPALAAYFSRVYLSDISHGSILPITGIHGPAEPAPATGHVAEFLPQQFDGATVVPVIAPDTSDQITGLLDSARTNIEIEQAYITNETPTTLNPYLATAINASRRGVHVRVLLDSYWYNTADKNDNDEMVMLINRIASHEHLPLEARCADISLNEIEKIHNKGVIVDGRYVLVSSINWNSNSPNFNREAGVIIDHPGIARYFGNVFEDDWNPALTTREKPADYLKYAVVIVIIALLLIVYYRRHRY
- the iorA gene encoding indolepyruvate ferredoxin oxidoreductase subunit alpha, with product MEQNYLLGNEAIAHACVESGVDFVSGYPGTPSSEVIDTLRMQPERSYYLEWSVNEKVALENALAAAWCGIRALCTMKHVGLNVAADPLMTSAYTGVTGGLVILSADDPFAHSSQNEQDTRCYAHFARIPCFDPASVQEAHDMIHDAFELSEEFHLPVLFRPTTRICHSKGDVKLGAVQKSSRKGEFHKDPRQYIIIPVHTRVLHRKLNEKQPAIRKRLVEKGFNRYEIRGKTAVIASGIGASYVQELLPPGVSFMKIGAYPIDEEWLGDFVQKHEKVLVIEELAPEVEETVRQVAGYVPVLGKKNGYAPYEGEFSPIAVAGIMEKAGFLQKTPFPAIEPVPNLPPRPPILCAGCLHRSAFYAIKKVFRDAIYPSDIGCYTLGLQLGVVDTTICMGASITIASGIAHSGEPRDVICTIGDSTFLHTGIQGLMNAVYNGANMTVVILDNRITAMTGHQPNPNTGQTACGVESPAVSLDAICRACGVSFVESVDPYDITGMVNVLQEAKKRKGVKVIIAKQMCVISARRSGVKRGRYAVNPEACTGCGTCVRFGCPAIEFVNEKAQINDLCSGCAACAQLCSFGAIGREAKQ
- the nadX gene encoding aspartate dehydrogenase, whose translation is MIKIGLLGCGNIGHIIAHHTGSFSISAVYDQVFERAQEIAALCGARAYRDFDSFVTSDIDIVVEAASVSAARAHTLDVLSHKKDMVIMSVGALTDHNFRDECRRTALLQGKKIYIPSGAIFGLDNLKIGRISKISHLLLRTTKSPSSLGIEAKTRKQIFSGKANECIKAFPKNVNVSVAMSLASGQDTDVELWVDPAVDRNVHELFFEGDFGEAYIKVTNFPSPDNPATSYLAALSILSLLEKITDPIVVGT
- a CDS encoding helix-turn-helix domain-containing protein; protein product: MYPTQLPPSSKTVLEILDAGGAMTHKDLVQKSHLAPRTVRYALKKLKERQLIIEKFNFRDARQIIYQNRAEQTNKPQPAYV
- a CDS encoding HEAT repeat domain-containing protein → MGDDEIPAPEAPEPRELTPEERSGMEERRKQRVKDYLVLLKDPNLNFRWRAAEALGTEGDESAVEPLIMALNDPFVDVQWLAAKSLGKIGDRRAVEPLISALESKDKWLRAGASWGLGKLRDARAVPVLIPLLKDVKKLVRKDAAWALGNIGDDRAIPPLTELLGDPDAEVRDAARTALASIVSQHQKKAQI
- a CDS encoding helix-turn-helix domain-containing protein; amino-acid sequence: MTKHTCTLMHCDSMVRILLPPMRAEMVSRLVQKQGLSQSDAAKRLGVTRAAVSQYMSRKRGAGEVMISSEMDAIIDRWALAVVTGESDINLCDVCQCAKKKF
- a CDS encoding tRNA (N(6)-L-threonylcarbamoyladenosine(37)-C(2))-methylthiotransferase, whose amino-acid sequence is MTARKTTIPMVEPCGNEVLDLLCNRRVFIETYGCRYNFGDTAKLAEILLHNGNTLVDSEEEADAVVVNTCTVVGPTERRMLRRLSQLRSHDLYVTGCMPAVQREAIFAVCTPKIIPPDAIQEKYRCVRTVSGEGVGIVQVARGCQGACTYCITRLARGPLKSFSRDEIHGQVQAFVVKGIPEIQLTAQDVSAWGMDCGGTPAELLTVLGHIPGRYMLRVGMMNPATVMRDLDALVEAFAGNHIFRFIHLPAQSGSDRILKKMGRMYTVQDFEDIVSAFRRACPDITLMTDMIVGFCGETEEDFAGSLELIERVRPNKVNITRYSARPFTPLANEKDFPDFVKKDRSRAMNAFAEKVYTEINRPLLNRKVPVLVTEKIRDGSVMARTPEYLGVVINESLPIGYEGPAILKKDRKYFFIGEPVT